GCCATTGGCCTATCCGAAATCAGCGATGCCTTGGTACTCGTTGTATCAGAGGAGACAGGCAAAACCTCCTTCTGTATGAAAGGAACGCTTTACCCCTTATCCATTAGTAGCCCCTAATTAGTCAGCACATGGATCTCGGCGTGGCCGGAATCGCTGCATCCTTCATCGTGCAATACTTAATCGATAAATACCGTATTTATATCCATCCGATTTGTTCTAAGAAGGCGGCACGTCGATTCATTCTCTCCGCAATGCATTAAGACCAAACCATGCAAAAAAGAGCCGCAGAATTAGCATCTGCGGCTCTTTTTATGGATCCATCCCATGTTGGAGATTTATTCAAATGTATAGGTCCAGAAACGTTCCGTCCCGAAGCGCTGCTCCACTTCCTTGGCCTTCATCTGTTTCTTGCCCAGCAGCTCCGCTGCTTGGAATTGAGAGCGATGGGCTTGAATGGAGTTCAGCTTCTGTACCATAAACATGGATACATCTTGATAAACATCCGGTTTACCCAATTCTTGCTCACAATTGTTGGAGAATGCCAGACATTGAACGACTGGTCGATCCCCGGCAGGCATACGCTGAATCGTGCGGATTACAGCCGCTCCCGTTGCATCATGGTCAGGGTGAACGCTATATCCAGGGTAGAACGTGAACACCAGCGATGGCTTTATCTCCTGAAGCAGGGAAGCAATCGCGCTATCCAGCTTATTTTGATCCTCGAATTCAATCGTTTTATCATGGAAACCAAGCAATCTCAAATCCTGTATGCCTATCGCTTTGCAGGATTCCTCCAGCTCTGCTTTGCGAATGGTTGGAAGCGTGATACGGTTTGCAAACGGGGGAATGCCCATATTGCGGCCCATCTCCCCAAGCGTTAGGCAAGCATAGGTCACATGAGCGCCTTCCATAATGTATTTAGCCAACGTTCCGGATAAACCAAATGCTTCATCATCCGGGTGCGGCAATATGACCAGTATGTTTTGCTCCATCAATCCTCGTCTCCTCTCTCTATTAAAAAGGCTCCCGGCTCAGCTGCAAAGCGACAACCAGTTTGCCCTGACTGTCATGACCTGCCATGATCAGCCGATCGGTATCACTCTGTTCGAAATGGGTGAGTCCTTCCGTATATACCCA
Above is a window of Paenibacillus sp. FSL K6-1330 DNA encoding:
- the bshB2 gene encoding bacillithiol biosynthesis deacetylase BshB2, translated to MEQNILVILPHPDDEAFGLSGTLAKYIMEGAHVTYACLTLGEMGRNMGIPPFANRITLPTIRKAELEESCKAIGIQDLRLLGFHDKTIEFEDQNKLDSAIASLLQEIKPSLVFTFYPGYSVHPDHDATGAAVIRTIQRMPAGDRPVVQCLAFSNNCEQELGKPDVYQDVSMFMVQKLNSIQAHRSQFQAAELLGKKQMKAKEVEQRFGTERFWTYTFE